Below is a window of Blastocatellia bacterium DNA.
TCCATCGCGCCGAGAATCCGCTCGAATCCGTCGTTCACGGTCTGGGGTATCTGCTCCAGGACCAAGAGATGCGGAATCGCTTCGCCTGCACCGAGGCGGTGGCCGAGTGGATGAATGACATGGCCTACAGTGCTGCTCGCTGATCGAAGGGGGCAAGACGATGAATCTGTGGACGCCCTTCACACAAAGTCACCGACCCCTTTGGGTCGAACGCGCTGTGCTCGGGACATTTCTGGCAGTGGTTCCGGGAGGGCTGCTGTTCCTCCTCTGGCTGGCCGCCCGTCGGTTAAAGCGGTCCCGGGCTGCCAGCCAGCGGGATGACTCTTTTACTCAGTAACGCGGAATGGAGGGATCAATCTCGACGGCCCACCGATCAATCCCCCCTTTCAAGTTTTTCACCCGACGAAAGCCGGTGTTGTAGAGGAACGCCGTGACTTTGGCGCTGCGCCCGCCCGTCTTGCAGTGGACGACGATCTCCTCGGTTGTCGGGAGCTCGTGGAGCCGACTGGGAACCTGATTCATGGGGATGAGGACGGCGCCGGGAATCCGCGCGATCTGCCATTCATAGGGTTCGCGTACATCGAGGAGGAACACGCGCTCGCCTCGATCGAGCTTCTCTTTCAGCTCGCGCACGGTAATTTCCAGTTCGGGTTGCGTCTGTTCCGGCTCGATCCCGCAGAATTGCTCGTAATCAATCAGCTCGCGAATCGTGGGATTCTCGCCGCAGAGGGGGCATTGAGGATCTTTGCGCACCTTGAGCTGGCGAAATTGCATCCGCAGAGCGTCAAAGAGCAGGAGTCGCCCGATGAGCGGCTCGCCCTGCCCGATGATGAGCTTAATCGCTTCGTTGGCTTGAATCGCGCCGACGATGCCCGGCAGGACGCCGAGGACCCCCCCTTCGGCGCAACTCGGCACCAGTCCCGGCGGCGGCGGCTCGGGATACAGGCAGCGATAGCACGGACCGTGCTCCGCGTAAAAGACCGATGCCTGGCCCTCAAAGCGAAAGATGCTGCCGTAGACGTTCGGCTTCTTCAACAGCACGCAGGCGTCGTTGACCAGATAGCGGGTGGGGAAATTATCGGTTCCGTCAATGATGATGTCGTAGTCTTTGAGGATCTCCAGAGCATTGCTGGAGGTGAGTCGCGTCTCGTAGGTGGCAATCTCGATGTGGGGATTGATGGCCTGCAATCGCTCCTTCGCCGACTCCAGTTTCGGGCGGCCAACATCGTAGGTCGTGTGGATGATTTGCCGTTGCAGATTGGTGAAGTCAACGACATCGAAGTCCACCAATCCGATGTGGCCCACACCCGCCGCAGCCAGGTACAGACCCAGCGGAGAGCCGAGGCCTCCTGCACCGATGAGCAGCACGCGCGCCGCTTTGAGTTTCTTTTGTCCCTCGATGGTCACCTCGGGCATAATCAGATGGCGGCTGTAGCGGAGAATCTCCTCGTGGCTGAGTTGGACCGTTTTCGCCCGCTCGGCAATCGCCGCCAGACCCGGAAGTGTCTCTGTCACGGATTGCCCGCCGGCGACCGAAGGTACGATGCTGATCTGATCGCCCGGCGTCACCGGCGTCTCCAGGTCTTTGAGATAGCGGATGTCTTCCTCGTTGAGATAGATGTTGACGAAATTCCGCAGCCGACCGTCTTCGGTGAATAAATGTTTGGCCAGCTCGGGGAATTGTTGCGTGAGAGTCGCCAGCACTTCACGGACGGTGCGACCTTCCAGGCTGAGGCTCTCACGCTCATCCGTGTAGCGCCGAAGCGCCGTCGGAATCATCACAGTGATGGCCATAGTCTCCTCCGAAAATCATCACGGGAGCACACGGATCATTCCCGTGCCCACCCGTCATCGTTTCAGGGCGAAGCCCCGATCCCGTGAAAAAGCCTCCGAATGGACCCGACCGATTCGACCAAGGCGACCGATTCACGTTCGTTACTGACCCGTGTTCAGACGACGGCTCATCATATAGGAGAAGCGCTCGCCTGCGCCTGTGCGACCTCGATTTCTTCCGGCTCGAATCGAGATCGGTCGTCCCTGAGCACCCAGGAGCGAACGTCCCCCGCTTTCCCCAGCGCGATTGAGACGATGACGTAGGAGTACCAGGGCCAGGCATGATCTCGGTCATAGTGCGAGGGTGTCGCCTCGTGATCGGGGTGCGAATGGAAGAAGCCGATCACCTCCCGCTGATGAGCCCGCGCCTGGCGCTCCAGTCGAAGGATGTCGTCGGGCGAGATGAGATAGCGATTGTGGCGTGAATCGAGTCGAGCGTTTTCCGTCGGATGAACGTCCTCCACAATTTTCACCGATCCGCTGACTCGACCGATGAGCACGCCGCATCCCTCTTCGGGATAGGTTCGCTCGCCATGCCGTTTGATGAGTTCGAGATGTTCGGCTGTGATGAGGATCATCTTTTCTCCCTCCACGCCTTCGT
It encodes the following:
- a CDS encoding ubiquitin-like small modifier protein 1; translated protein: MAITVMIPTALRRYTDERESLSLEGRTVREVLATLTQQFPELAKHLFTEDGRLRNFVNIYLNEEDIRYLKDLETPVTPGDQISIVPSVAGGQSVTETLPGLAAIAERAKTVQLSHEEILRYSRHLIMPEVTIEGQKKLKAARVLLIGAGGLGSPLGLYLAAAGVGHIGLVDFDVVDFTNLQRQIIHTTYDVGRPKLESAKERLQAINPHIEIATYETRLTSSNALEILKDYDIIIDGTDNFPTRYLVNDACVLLKKPNVYGSIFRFEGQASVFYAEHGPCYRCLYPEPPPPGLVPSCAEGGVLGVLPGIVGAIQANEAIKLIIGQGEPLIGRLLLFDALRMQFRQLKVRKDPQCPLCGENPTIRELIDYEQFCGIEPEQTQPELEITVRELKEKLDRGERVFLLDVREPYEWQIARIPGAVLIPMNQVPSRLHELPTTEEIVVHCKTGGRSAKVTAFLYNTGFRRVKNLKGGIDRWAVEIDPSIPRY
- a CDS encoding M67 family metallopeptidase — protein: MILITAEHLELIKRHGERTYPEEGCGVLIGRVSGSVKIVEDVHPTENARLDSRHNRYLISPDDILRLERQARAHQREVIGFFHSHPDHEATPSHYDRDHAWPWYSYVIVSIALGKAGDVRSWVLRDDRSRFEPEEIEVAQAQASASPI